The nucleotide window GACAAGGTCGCCTCGAACCTCAGGGAAGTGAAGGCGCGCGAGGGGAGGCTCATCGCCCTCGTCTCGCCGGGCGACGAGGACGTCTCGACGTTCGCCGACGAGCTGCTCGAGGTGCCGCTCGTCCACCCGGCCCTCCAGCCCATCGTCTCGGTCGTCCCGCTCCAGCTCCTCGCGTACCACGTGGCGCGGCGGCGGGGGTGCGACGTCGACCAGCCGCGGAACCTCGCCAAGTCGGTCACGGTCGAGTAGGGTCCGGCATGTCGCCCCCGGAGCGGGGGCCGGGGGGCGAGGCGCCCCCCGGAGAGCCTCCGCCTCCCTTGTTGAACGCTCGCGATCACGATCTCCTCGAAGGCCTCAACCCGGAGCAGGCCGCTGCCGTCTCGGCCGGACCGGGCCCCCTCCTCGTCCTCGCCGGCGCCGGCTCGGGCAAGACGCGCGTCCTCACCCGCCGGATGGCCTGGCTCGTGGCCCACGGCACCGCCGAGGAGGCGCTCGTCGCGCTGACCTTCACGAACAAGGCCGCGGGGGAGATGAAGGAGCGCGTCGCGCACCTGCTCGGGTCCCGCCGGCCGCGCTCCTTCGTCGGCACGTTCCACTCCTTCGGGGTCCGCCTCCTCCGGCGTTTCGCGCCGGAGGCGGGGCTGACGAGCGGGTTCGTCGTCTTCGACGCCGACGACCAGGTCGCCGTCTTCCGGCAGGCGCTGAAGGCGGCCGGCATCACCGACAAGACGCTGACGCCGAAGGCGGTCGCGTCGAAGATCTCCCGGGCCCGCAACGCGGGCTGGACCAGGGACGAATACCCGAGGCGTTTCGGCGACTTCGTCGGGACGCGCCTCGCCGAGCTCCACACGGCCTACGAGAAGGAGCTGAGGAAGGCGAATGCCGTCGACTTCGACGACCTCCTCGGCAAGTCGGCGAAGCTCCTCTCCGGAAACGCGGAGGTCCTCGGCCTTCTCCGCCGGAGCGTCACGCAGCTCCTCGTGGACGAGTACCAGGACACGAACGGGGCGCAGGCCCAGATCGTGAGTCTCCTGGCGGGAGAGACCCGGAACGTCTTCGCCGTCGGCGACGAGGACCAGTCGATCTACCGCTGGCGCGGGGCCGACGTCTCGAACATCCTCGAGTTCGAGCGCGACTTCCCGGGGGCGAAGACGATCCGCCTCGAGCGGAACTACCGGTCCACCGCGCCGATCCTCGAGGCCGCCGGGGCCGTCGTCGCCGAGAACCGGCGCCGCCTCGGCAAGACGCTGAGAGCGACGAAGCCGGGAGGCGAGCCGGTCACCCTCCTCGTGCTTCCGGAAGAGCGGGACGAGGCGCGCGAGGTCGTGGAGCGGATCTCGCGCCTGAAGTCGAGTAGGCCCGGGGCCGAGGTCGCCGTCCTCTTCCGGACGAACGCGCAGTCGCGCCCCTTCGAGGACGAGCTCGTGAGGGCGCGCCTCCCCTACCTCCTCGTGGGCGGGACCCGTTTCTACGAGCGCGCGGAGGTGAAGGACGCGCTCGCCTACCTGCGGCTCCTGTCGAATCCCGACGACGACGTCTCCTTCCGGCGGGTCGTGAACGTGCCGGCGCGCGGCGTCGGCACGACGACCCTCGAGGGGCTCGCGGCCGCGGCCGCCACGCGGGGGAGCTCCCTCTTCGCCGTCCTCTCCTCGCTCCCCGAAGGCCTGACGGAGCGGGCGAAGAAGGCGCTCGTCGAGTTCCAGGGCCTCGTCGGCTCCCTGCGCGAGACCTTCGCGAAAGAGGAGATCGGCGCCGGCACCGCGGTGGCCGCGGTCCTGACGGGGACGGGCCTCCTGGCGCTCTACGAGGATTCGGACGACCCGCAGGACCAGGCCCGCAGGGAGAACCTCGACCAGCTCCTCGCCGCGGCGCGCGACCACGAGCGCGCCGGCGACGAGGACGAGGGCGACCGCTCGCTCGCCGGTTTCCTGGACGCCGTGACGCTCCGGTCCGACGCGGACGACGTCGACGTGAGGAAGGGGATCGTCCTGATGACCCTCCACGCGGCCAAGGGGCTCGAGTTCGACGAGGTCTTCCTCGCGGGGATGGAGAACGGCTCCCTCCCGCACGCCTCCTCGCGCGACGACGACGACGAGCTGGAGGAGGAACGCCGCCTCGCCTACGTCGGTATGACGCGGGCGCGGGAGAAGCTGACGCTCTCGCGCGTCCTGCGCCGGATGGTCCACGGCGAGTGGATGAGCCGTGAGCCGTCGCCGTTCCTCGACGCGATCCCGGCGCGCGCCCTCGCCGTCGTGGACCGGACCTTCGGGGGGGGCGGCGGAAGAGAGATCCGGTTCGGCGCGCCCGAGCGGGGCGGCGGCCTCTTTCCGGACTACGAAGGGGAGTCGCAGGAAATGGTCGCCCCGTCGCGCCCCGCCGCGCGCCCGGCGGCACGGCCGCAGCGGCCCGCGATCCCGACGATGCGCAGGACCCCGCCGCCGCCGACGGCCTCCGGCTTCCGGCGCGGGGGGCGCGTGCGGCACCCGGAGTACGGCGTCGGCGTCGTCCTCCTCGTGGAAGGGTCTGGCGACCAGGAGAAGCTGACGGTCTACTTCGATCGCGCGGGGCGCAAGAAGTTCGTCGCGCGCTTCTCGCAGCTCACCCAGGCCTGATTCCCCTCAGCGGGGCGCCTGGGGCTCCTCCGGCGACGCTTCGAGCAGCGCCCGCTCGGCGTCGGCCCAGGCCCGCTCGGCTTCGAGGAGCGCGCGCCAACGGCGCCGCGCCGCCGTCGAGCCCGCCGACGCCCTCTTCAACGCCGCGGCGACGAGGACGCGGTACTCGACGAGACGCGCGGTCCGGAGCTCGCGGGGCTGGCGCTCGAGGAACGCGAGGCGCGCGAGCGACGCGTCGCGCGGGCGGGGAAGGACGAGCGGCTCGGCGAGCCACTCGCGAAACTCGCGGCGTCCCGCGGGCGTGACGCGGTACTCGCGGCGCGGCGGCCCCTTCTCCGAACGGCGGCGCTTCATCGTGACGAAGCCGCCGCGCAGGAGACGGCGCAGCGCGGGGTAGATCTGCGTGAGCTCGGCGTCCCATCCGAGCGAGAGGTCTCTCTCCATCCGGTTCTTGAGGTCCCATCCGCTCGCCGGACCGCGCGAGAGGAGCCCCAGGAGGACGTGGGGAAGCGACACGGCGGAAGTATAAAAGTCTTTCTATACCGAGGTGCAAATCCCGGTTGAATGCCTGTGGAAAACGAAAACGGCCGCCGGAGCTCGTCCGGCGGCCGCCTGGAAAAAAGAAAGGGGGCCCGTGTGGCCCCCGTATCCCGGAAATCCTTGAATTAGATGGAGATAGACCGAAAGGCCTACTTCTTGGCCTTCTTGGCGGCCGGCTTCTTGGCGGCCTTCTTCGCGGCCTTCTTCGCAGCCTTCTTCGTTGCCATGGTCTGTCACCTCCTCTTGGCAGATTCGATTGACAGACTCGAAAACCGCGTGCTACGTTGATCTTCCCTCGAAGGACGGGGCCCGCGACCTACGAACCTGCCGACTGCCTGTCAGTCACTCGTTTCCAGGGTCCAGGTTTTCCGTTGGCCGATGAAGTGACTGCCATCGCTTCATCGGTTTTTTTCTTTGCCGAGGGAAATTGTAGAGGAACGCGAAACGGATGCAAGAACTTTTTTCTTGACGCGCGAGATTTTTCTTCGCCGACGGGTGCGCGCGGCGGAAACGTCTCGCGCGGAGCACCGCGGCGGTCTTCCCTCGCGCCGCGTCGCGCCTTGCGGGTAGCATCGCGCGCGATGACGAACGCCTCCGTCTCTCCTCTCGTCCTGGCCCACTCTCCCGACTCCGACGACGCGTTCATGTTCTACGGCCTGCGCGCCGAGGCCGTCGACACGGAAGGCCTCGTCTTCCGTCACGAGCTCGCCGACATCGAAACGCTGAACGCGCGCGCCCTCTCCCGCGAGCTCGCGATCACGGCGATCTCGTTTCACGCGTACGCCTATCTCGCCGACGCGTACGTCCTCCTCCCGCACGGCGCCTCGTTCGGCGACGGCTACGGTCCGTGCGTCGTGGCCCGCGAGGCCGGCGACGCGCCGTCGACGCTCGCCGCGCTCGACGGCCGCCGCGTCGCCATTCCCGGCGCCCTCACGACGGCGGCGCTCGCGCTGCGCATGCGCGTGCCGGGGGCGATACCCGTCGTGGTCCCGTTCGACCGCGTCGGCGAGGCGGTCGTCGCGCGCGAGGTCGACGCGGGTGTCGTCATCCACGAAGGGCAGCTGACGTGGAAGGAGGAGGGCTTCCGCCTGCTCGGAGATCTCGGCGCCCTCTGGAAGGAGGAGACGGGGCTCCCTCTGCCGCTCGGCGGCAACGCGGTGCGCCGCGACCTCGGCACCGTGATGATCGGGAAGGTCTCCCGCGCGCTGGGCCGCTCCATCGAGTACTCCCTCGCGCACCGGGAAGAGGCGCTGACCGACGCGATGCGCTTCGCGCGGGGCCTGCCGCGCGAGAAGGCCGACCGTTTCGTCGGGATGTACGTCAACGAGTGGACGCGCGACTACGGCGAGAAGGGGCGCGAGGCCGTCTGCCTCCTCCTCGACCGCGCGTTCGCGTGCGGGGCCATCCCCGCACGGGTCACACCCGAGTGGGTCGGGACGGAATGAGCCTGGAGAGGGTCACGCGGAGCGCGGCGCTCAGGACCGCGCTGCTGCTCCTCCTCGGGGCGTTCACGGGGGCGCTTCTCTTCTTCGCGGGCACGGCGGGTACCGTCCTAAGGGAATCGCCCTCGCGCCACGCGGGAGGAGCCGTCAACCGCGCCCTCCTCGACGTCCTCGACCTCTCTTCCTACGCGGCGGCGGCTCTCGCCTTCCTCCTCGTCCTCCTCCTCGACCGGGTCGAGCCGCTCCCGAAGGTCCAGAAGGGGCTCGCGCTCCGGCTCCTGGTGGTCGTCGCGGCGGCGGCGTTCGCCTCGCACGAGGTGATCACCCCGCAGATGATGGCCCTGCGCGACCGGCTGCCGACGCTCGTCGAGCTGCTCCCCGGGGCGGACCCGGCGAGGAAGGAGTGGGGACGCCTCCACGCGTTCTCCGCGGCGGTCCTCCTCGTGAGGCTCCTCGCGTCGACGGCGCTCTTCGTCCTTCTCTCGCGAAAGCCGCGGAGGACGATCGCCGTGACGGCGAACGCCGCGGCAGAAGGCCCGACGGCCGCCTGACCGTTCGCGCCGGGGCCGCCCGTCTCAGGCGGCCTTGGCGCCCTTCTTCGGGCGCAGCGCGTCGAGTCGCCGGCGAAACGCGCGGTTCTCGGGCTCGAGCTCGGCGGCCCGCGCGAACGCCGAGGCCGCCCCCGGCCTGTCGCCCGAGGCGGCGAGTGCCTCGCCGAGCGCCGCGTGCGCCTTCGCGTCGCCGCCCTGAGAGACCTCGACGGCGCGGCGGGCGTACGCGAGAGCGCCGGGGACGTCCTTCACGCCGAGGAGCAGGGCGGACGCGCGCGAGAGAAGGCCCGCGTCGCCGGAAGCCGGACCGAGCGCATCGCCGAGCGTCTTCTTCGCCTCGTCGGTCTGGCCGGCGAACGCGAGCGCTTCGGCGAGGGCGACCTGCCGCGAGGCCCGGGCCCAGGAGCCCCCTCCCGACTTCTCTCCGAGGACGACGGACTTTCGTGCCGCCGCGACGGCGGCCTCGGGCTTCTTCGCGGCCTTCTCCGCGGCCGCGAGGGCGTCGTAGAGGTCGGCCGCGAAGGGCGAAGCCTCGGGGAGGCCCTTCAGCCCGGCGAGCGCCCAGGCGCGGGCCGCGGCCGCGTCGCCCCGCCGCGCCTGCTCGCGCGAGGCGGCGAGGCGGAGGATGACGACCCGCGGGTCCGCGGAGAGGCGGGGTGCGACCGATTCGACGAGGTCGAGCGTCTCGGCCGAGAGCTTCCCCGTGCCGTCCTCGAGGCTGACGAGGTAGAGGAACGCCTCTCGGGCCCCGGCCTCGAGGAGGGCGGGGTCTTCCTCCACCGCGCGACGCGCGATCGGCGCGAGCCGCGCGAGATCGTTGCGCTGAGCGAGCTGCGCCGCGACACTGCCGGCCAGTGCGTCGTCCCACGTGGCGCCGAGGCGGGCGATCGCCTGGGCGATCGGAGTCTTCCCGGCGAGGATGGCCTCGCTCGCCTTGAGGAAGTCCTCGGGTGGGAAGACGCCGGAAATCCGGTCCAGCTCGTTCCCCGACGCGTCGAGGAAGAGGATCGTCGGGAACGCGCGGACGGCGTAGCGCTGCGAGAGGATCCGGCCTTCCCCCTTCTCGGCGTCGACCTTCGCGGCGACGACGTTCTTGCGGGCCCACGCGCCGACGGTCGCGTCGGCGAAGGTCGTCCGGTCGAGCTGCTTGCACGGCCCGCACCAGACCGCGTAGGCGTCGAGCATGACGGGCTTCTTCTCGGCGCGCGCGCGGCGCAGCACCTCGGCGAACGGGGTTCCCTCCGAGAAGGAGATGCCCTGCGCACCGGCCCTCCCGGCGAGCGGGGTGGCGGCGGCGAGGGCGAGGGCCCCGAGGAGGGCGTAACGGCGCATGAGGCGGGATGTAAGCACGGTCCGTTCCCGGGGGTCAAACGAGGCGGCCGCGGGCCGCCCCTCCGGCCGCGCAGCTCAGAACGCGGGCCTGAGAGGGTGTGGAGGGACCGGCTCGGGCTCGCCGGGGTAGCGGACCGACTCGAGGAAGAGGCCGGAGGGCGGGACGGTCAGCCGCGCGGGGTCGCCGGTCCGCTCCACGAAGAGCCGGGCGACGTGCGCCTGGGTCATCCGGCCGGCGCCGACCTCGATGAGGATGCCGACGACGCGCCGCACCATCTTCCAGAGGAAATGCGAAGCGGAGATCCGCACGAGGATGAGACCGTCGGCCTCCGCCGGCGCCGTCACCTCCGCGCGCTCGACGACGACGATCGTGGAGTCGTGCCCCTCGGGGTTCTCGCAGAAGCTCTTGAAGTCGTGTCGTCCCGCGAAGAGCCGGGCGGCGCTCTCCATCGCGCCGACGTCGAGTGCATCGCGGACCCAGTAGACGTAGGGCTTCCCGAAGCCGGTGCGCCGGCGGGAGATGCGGTAGCGGTAGACGCGCTTCACGGCGTCGTGCCGGGCGTGGAACGTCGGCGCGGCGACGGCGAGGGCGACGACGTTTACGTCGGGCGGGAGAAGGTCGTTCCAGCGCCTCATGGCGTCCGCGGTGTCGGAAACACGGGCGCGCGGCGGCAGGTGGATGGAGGCGACCTGTCCGAAGGCGTGGACGCCCGCGTCGGTCCGGCCGGCGCCGTGGACCCTCACGCCCGCGCCCCAGAGCTCGTGGGCCGCGGTCAGGAGCGTTCCCTGGACGGTACGGGCGTTGATCTGGGCCTGCCAGCCGCGGTAGCGCCCGCCGTCGTATTCGATCGTGGCACGCAGGACGGCACCGGAGGGGGCGGAGGTGCTCGAGGGGGCGCGATTCGGGATCACGCTTCCATTGTCGCAGGCGGATCGCCCCGGCCCTATCATCGTCGGGAGCCTCATGAACACGAGAGGACGCCGGACGATCCACCTCTCCGTCGAGGCGGACTTCCCTTCGGTCCGCCTCCTCGCGGCCGCGTGCCACGGCGTTCTCGCCGAGTGGGGCCTCGCCCCCGACCGGCGATCCCTCCTCGAGCTCGCCGTCGTGGAGGCGGCGACGAACGTCGTGCGCCACGCCTACCGCGGCCGCGGCGGCCGCGTCGAGGTGGAGCTGGCCCGCGAGGGCAAGACGATCGCCCTCTCCGTCCTCGACTCGGGGGTCGCCTTCGACCCGACGCTCGTCCCGCCGCCCCGCGAGCCCGACCCGAACGACCCGTCGACCTGGCCCGAGGGCGGCATGGGCCTGCCGATCATCCGCGCGGCCTGCGACGAGCTGCGCTACGTCTCCGACGGCGGAAAGAACCGGCTCACGCTGCACGTGAAGGCGGAGGAGCTCGAGGTCCTGTGACCGACGCGGAGCGCTCCTTCACGGCCGCCGCCGTCCCCGCGGTCGAGCGGCGTTGCCGCGAGACGATCGCGGCTCTCCTGTCGCGCCTCGCGGACTCTGCCGGAGACGCGCTCGCCGGCGCGGCCCTGGGCGGAGCGCTCGGTCGCGGCGAGGCGCCGACGACGGTCGACGCCGCGGGCGCATTCGTCACCGGCGCTCCGTTCGAGCTCTTCGTCGTCCTCAGGACGACGCCGGGGCGAGCCTCGGCCCTCGTGCCGCACCTCGCCCGGGACCTCGCCGCCACGGCCCGGCCGCGCCACGCCGGCGTCCGCGTCGCGGCGGCAGCGCTGTCGGCGCTCGCGCACCTGCCGCCGACGCTCGAGTCGATCGAGTGCGCCGCGGCGGGGCGCGTCGTCTCGGGCCCCCCCGACCTCCTCGAGCCCCTCTCCGCGCTGTCCGACGCGCAGCCCGCGCCGGGCGAGGCGCTCCGCCTCGTGGTCCGGCGGGGAGCGGCCCTTCTCTCGGCCGAGCGGTCGCTCTCCCGCCGCGGCGCCGGGCGCGCCGCCGTCCTCGCCGGGCAGGCGGCGATCCGCGACGTCGACCTGGCGCTCGGCACGGCTCTCCTCGTGTCGGCGGGACGTTTCCGTCCCACCGACCGGGCGCGCGCCGCGGAGCTTCGGCTCCTCGCGGCTCCCGCCGACGGAGGGACCCTTCCGGAGGGCATTCACGTCGGGATGACCCGGACCCGGTTTCGCGACGTCGTCGAGAGGCACCGGGCGGCCGTGACCGCCGCGGGCGGCGTCGACCTGCCGGAGACCCTCGCCGAGGTCCGCACGCAGGCGGGCCGGGCGTCGGATCGATTTCTCGAGGTGCTCCGCCTCCTCGAGGAGCAGCGGCTCGCCCGCAGCCTGCCGTCGTGGACCGATTACCTCCGCGCCCTCGCCACCCGCCACGGTGGCGCCTCGGGGCCGGGACTCTTCGGGGCCCGCACCGGCGACGAGCTTCCCGGCCGGCGCGCGGTGCGCGACTGGCCTCTGTCCGAGCGGCTCGCGCCGGCACTGGCGACCCTTCTCGACTGGGACCCGGGAGACATGACGATCGCGCCGGTGCTGCTCGACCTTCCGGACGACGCGCCGCGCGACGCGCTCGTGGCGCGCCTGGCGACGCTGGCCGCCGGAGCCTGAGCGGGCGGAGTGTGGGGAGGCCGGCCATATACTCCCCCGTCGTGACGTCCGTGACCGAGATGGCGGACGACCCGGGGGCGTCCGGGCGCCTCCTGTTCGTCCTGGCCCTCTTCGCGGGCCTCCTGCTCCGGCTCGTACAGCTCGGCTCGCCCGATCTCTTCGGACCCGACGAGGGGGCCTGGGCGGTGGGCGCGCGCAACATCGTGGAGGGGGGGCTCCCCCAGCTCCTCGCGCTCTCCGCGACGCCGCTCGGCGACGCGAGCGGGATGCCGGTGTTTTTCCCGGCGCTCCTCGCGGTGATGGTGAAGACGTTCGGCCCGTACGAGTGGGCGATCCGTCTCCCGTCCGTCTTCGCGGGTCTCGTCGCCGCGTTCGTCCTCGAGCGGATCGTGAGGCGCGGCTACGGCCAGCCGGCGGGACACATCGCGGGCGCATTCGCCGCCCTCGCGCCTCCTCTTGTCCTGGCGAGCCGGGCCGCGACGGTCGAGCCGACGCTGGCGCTCCTGGGCCTCAGCGGGATCATCTTCGGTCTGCGGGCGTTCGAGGAGGACAGTCCCGGCGAGGCGCCCCTGGCGGGCATCCTCTTCGGTCTCGGGTTCCTCACGAAGGGGTACGCCGTCGGCCTCTTCATCCTCCCGCTCCTGGTCGCCCTCCTCTTCCGGCCGCGTCTCTTCGCCCTCGGGCGGACGAAGAGGACGCTCGCCCTGCTCGCGGGGTCATTCGTCCTGACCGCGGGCCTGCAGCTCCTCCTCGTCGCGCTCCTGCGTCCCGAGGCGCTGGCGCCGCACCTGGCGCGCGCGTTCGGCAGCGCGCCGGAAGCGCTGCGCCAGCTGACCGACGTGGCGCTCGTGAGCGCCGACGTGCGGATGATCGTGCGGACACTCTTCGTCCTCCTTCCTCTCGTCGGTGTCGGGATCGCCTACCTGACCCGCCCGCTCGGCGAGGAAGAGATCGTCTCCGGCGCGACCGCCGGGGACCGGCGCCTCTCCCACATGGCGCTCTGGTGCGCTTACGGCGTCGAGCTCGTCGTCCTCGTCGCGGTGGCGGGCTCGCTCGAGCTCTCGTCGACGCCGGTCCTTCCCGCCCTCTCGGCCCTCGCCGGGCTCGGCGGAGCGGCTCTCCTCACGCCCCCGCGCTCCTCGATCCGGGCGCGCTTCGAGGTGGGGGCGACGATCGCATCGGGAACGATCGTCCTCGTCCTGGCGGCCCTCCTCGTCGCCACGTCGCACGAGCCGCTCTTCGACGGCGGGGTGTCGGCCCCCCTCACGGCCGCGGGGGCCCTGGTGGCGATCGTCCTCTGCACTGCCGGGGCCGCGTGGCTCGCGTCGGGGGACGCGGCCCGCCGCTTCGGGCGACGCGTCGGGCTCGTCTTCCTCTCGGTCCTCCTCGTCTCGGAGGGGCTGGAGGCGGCCCGGACGATCCGGCACGACTTCCTCGCCCACAGGACGGGTGCGAGGGCGATGGCCGACCAGGTCGCGCCCTCGCTCCTTCCGCTTCCGCCGCGCGCCGTGACCTTCCGCGCGCCCGAGACCGACGCGCTCGCCTTCCGCCTCTTCCGCACCGGCATCACCTGGGCCGACCGCCCCACCGTCGAACGCATCGCCGAGGAGGCCCGCCTCGGGACGACGGTCGTCTGGGCGTACCGCGAGACGTCGACCGACGTGGCCGCCGCGCCGGCGCCTCTCATCCGCGCCTGGCTCATCGTTCACACGCGCGAGGTGACGTCCGAGGTCGACGCGCGCGCGGGGAGGTCGACGGGCCTCCGCGTGTTCGTCGCGGGCCCTCCCTCATAATCGTCGGCCCATGACGACCGTTCTCCTCGCGGACCGCGACGGGCACGCCCTAGGCCCTCTCGCGGACAAGACCGTTCCCGCCCTCCTGCCGCTCGGCGGCGCCCCGATTCTCGAAAGAGCCCTGGAGTCCCTCGTGGCGGCCGGCGTCCGGTCGGCGCTCGTCGTCGTCGGGCCGCGCGCCGTCGAGGTCGAGAAGCGCTTCGGAAAGGGAATCCGCTGGGGGATCGCCCTCGAATTCGTGCGCCGCGAGGAGGAGGAGACGACGGGGTCCGTCCTCCGCCGCCTCGAGCACAGGCTCGACGGCGACACCTTCGTCCTGCGAGGCGACGCGGGCGTCGAGGCCGCCTTCGGCGAGTTCCTCGGGCGGGCCGGCCGCCGGACCGAGCCGGTCGTCGCCGGGGTCTCGGGGGAGCGGCTCCTCGGGTTGTGGCGGGTTCGACCAGAGGCGCTGAAGAAGGCCGAGCTGCCGCGTGATCCCGCGGATGCCGACTGGTCTCTCGACCGGGGGCACGCCCCTCTCGAGGTCGACCTCGACCTGGCGCCCGTCGAGAGTCTCGCGCGATGGAGCGGGCTCGACCGTGCCGAGGGCAAGCCGATCCTCTCCCCCCGCGCGACCGTCGCGGCCTCCGCGAAGCTCTCGGGGGGGACGACGGTCGCCGAGGAGGCGGTCGTCCTCGGGAAGGCCGTGCTCGACGGCGTGTCGGTCCTGCCGCGAACCGTCATTCCCGAGGGAGTCGCCCTCTCCGGCGTCGCCGTCTCGCAGAACCTCGTCGTCGACCCGGCGACGGGCGCGGCCTCGCTTCTCACCGACCTTCTCCCCGCCCCGAGGGCGCCGCGGGCCGCCGGGCTCGGGAGCCGGCTCGCCGGCCTCGTCCTATTTCTTCTCTCGCTGCCGCTCTGGCCCGTCGCCCTCGTCTGGTCGCTCGTCGCCAACGCGGGGCACGCGAGGCGGCCCTTCGCTTTCGCCGGCAACGGCGCGGCGGCAGGGACCCGCGAAACGGTCCGCACGTTCCGGTTCGAGACGGCGATCCCGGTCTTCCGCGACCTTCCCCTCCTCCTCTCCGTCCTCCGTGGCTCTCTCGCGCTGACGGGCGTCGCGCCGCTGGCTCCCGAGGAGGAGGCGAACACGAGCGCTCCGTGGGCGGCCGCGCGGCGTGAAGCGCCCGTGGGACTTCTCGCCCGGTCCCGGATGGTCGCCCCGGCCTCGGCTCCGCCCGAGGTCGCCCGCGTCATCGATGCGTTCGATTCCCGCACCGGTTGCCGGGGCCTCGTTGCCCTGGGGCTCGCGACCTTCTTCTCTGCACGGGCCTGGACGGCGCCGAAGGGCTGGAATCCTGACGGCCTCCCCGATACGGAAAAGTAGCTGCGGCAAACGGGAGGGACATATGTCCGGTGAGCACCATTTCACGGCATCCGTCACGTGGGACGCGACCGAACGCTCCGGCGTTCTCGCGAGCGGGACGGGCCTCCTCTCCACGAGCTTCGGCGGCGCGCCCTCGCTCGGAGGGCGCGTCGACCGGACGAACCCGGAAGAGCTCCTCCTCGGCGCTCTCCTCGCCTGCTTCGTCCAGACCTGGGCGATCTTCCTGACGAAGCTCCGCCTGCCGGTCGAGAGCCCGCGTGTCGACGGCACCCTCGAGCTCGACGTCGATCCTGCCGGCGGCTACCGCGTCACGCGGGTAGACCTCTCCGCATACGTCCCCGCCGCGCTCCTGGCGGAGCGTGAGGCCGACGTGCTGAAGACGCTGGCGCTCGCCGAGAAGTACTGCATCGTCTCGAAGGCGGTGAAAGGCGACGGGCGCGAGGTGCACGTCACGCCGGTCGGGGTCTGAGAGGCGGGAGCGCGGCGACGTCCTCCTGGCGATTCCTGTCCCGAGTGGCGGGGAAGGACGAAGGCACCGGAGAGACCGGTACCAGTCCGGTTCATCGTGCCGCACGAGTCGCGGGCGAGAGGGGTGTCCCGCGGCGCCTCCTCCGCGCGCGCGACCCGCATCGGCCCCGCTGCGCGGGCCGCCGGGGCGCGCGCGAACTCGCTTCGCTCAAACAGCGCGCGCGCCTGATCCGGCGGCCTGCTCGCGGAGCCGTGCGGGGCCCCGCGCGTGCTCGGACGGCGCTCGCAGGACACCCCTCCCGCCCGCTCACACCCTCGACAGTTCAGCACCTCGAGCGAGTCCGCGCTTGAACCGCAGGCCCCGTAGAGTGTAGAGAGTAGACCAGACCCCAAGCGCACCGGTTTCTTCTATAGGCCCGTAGAGTGTAGAGAGTAGACCAGACCCCAGGACCGGACCCGAGTTCGAATGGACCCCGTTCGAATGCTGAAGCTCGCTGGCCGCGGGTGGGGCGGTGCGTCTCGCGAGCCGCCCCCGAGCACGC belongs to Holophagales bacterium and includes:
- a CDS encoding glycosyltransferase family 39 protein, giving the protein MTSVTEMADDPGASGRLLFVLALFAGLLLRLVQLGSPDLFGPDEGAWAVGARNIVEGGLPQLLALSATPLGDASGMPVFFPALLAVMVKTFGPYEWAIRLPSVFAGLVAAFVLERIVRRGYGQPAGHIAGAFAALAPPLVLASRAATVEPTLALLGLSGIIFGLRAFEEDSPGEAPLAGILFGLGFLTKGYAVGLFILPLLVALLFRPRLFALGRTKRTLALLAGSFVLTAGLQLLLVALLRPEALAPHLARAFGSAPEALRQLTDVALVSADVRMIVRTLFVLLPLVGVGIAYLTRPLGEEEIVSGATAGDRRLSHMALWCAYGVELVVLVAVAGSLELSSTPVLPALSALAGLGGAALLTPPRSSIRARFEVGATIASGTIVLVLAALLVATSHEPLFDGGVSAPLTAAGALVAIVLCTAGAAWLASGDAARRFGRRVGLVFLSVLLVSEGLEAARTIRHDFLAHRTGARAMADQVAPSLLPLPPRAVTFRAPETDALAFRLFRTGITWADRPTVERIAEEARLGTTVVWAYRETSTDVAAAPAPLIRAWLIVHTREVTSEVDARAGRSTGLRVFVAGPPS
- a CDS encoding OsmC family protein; the encoded protein is MSGEHHFTASVTWDATERSGVLASGTGLLSTSFGGAPSLGGRVDRTNPEELLLGALLACFVQTWAIFLTKLRLPVESPRVDGTLELDVDPAGGYRVTRVDLSAYVPAALLAEREADVLKTLALAEKYCIVSKAVKGDGREVHVTPVGV